The following are encoded together in the Candidatus Atribacteria bacterium ADurb.Bin276 genome:
- the glnA gene encoding Glutamine synthetase, translating into MSLTRDDILKETKAKGIQFLRLQFVDVLGIPKNVEIPAKRLPQALSDGVNFDGSSIEGFVRIEESDMKLVPDLDTFTFCPWEKDDRVARIICDVKKSDGNDFEGCSRTNLKRILNEIRAKGFEMNIGTEVEFFMFKWNEKGKPYTTDKGSYFDLLPLDHEEQLRRDMVIALEELNFNIEASHHEVAPGQHEIDFQYGNALKIADNLITLKLGIKTLAIQNGYVATFMPKPVYGVPGSGMHTHLSLFKDGKNAFYDANSPDGLSNIARGFIAGLLQHSPAFTAIINPLINSYKRLVPGYEAPVYIAWAEKNRSPLVRVPPQRGIGTRAELRSPDPSCNPYLAFSAIIQSGLDGVEKILDPGKPCNNVNLYEMSCEEREEWGIRNLPRNLGEALEELEKDETVKRALTPHILDYFLNAKRREWEEFQRMVHPWEVDRYLELF; encoded by the coding sequence GTGTCCTTAACCAGGGACGATATACTCAAAGAAACAAAAGCGAAGGGTATACAATTCCTTCGCCTACAATTTGTTGATGTATTAGGTATTCCAAAAAATGTAGAAATACCGGCAAAACGTTTACCCCAAGCTCTAAGCGATGGGGTGAATTTTGATGGTTCTTCGATTGAAGGCTTTGTTCGAATTGAAGAATCAGACATGAAGTTGGTTCCCGATTTAGATACTTTCACGTTTTGTCCCTGGGAAAAGGACGATCGGGTGGCGAGAATTATCTGTGACGTGAAGAAATCGGATGGGAATGACTTTGAAGGATGTTCTCGCACTAACTTGAAAAGAATATTAAATGAAATTAGAGCCAAAGGCTTTGAAATGAACATCGGAACCGAAGTTGAATTTTTTATGTTCAAATGGAATGAAAAAGGAAAGCCTTACACCACTGATAAAGGGAGCTATTTTGATCTTCTTCCCCTCGATCATGAAGAGCAACTGCGGCGAGATATGGTTATTGCTTTGGAGGAGCTTAATTTTAATATTGAAGCATCCCATCATGAAGTTGCTCCAGGACAGCATGAAATAGACTTTCAGTATGGAAATGCCTTGAAAATTGCTGATAATTTAATCACTCTTAAATTAGGAATAAAAACTTTAGCAATTCAAAATGGCTATGTAGCTACCTTCATGCCAAAACCAGTTTACGGTGTTCCTGGTTCTGGTATGCATACTCATCTTTCATTATTTAAAGATGGAAAAAATGCTTTTTATGATGCTAATTCACCTGATGGTTTAAGTAATATTGCCCGTGGCTTTATTGCTGGACTGCTTCAACACTCTCCAGCTTTTACAGCGATAATCAATCCCCTTATCAATTCCTATAAACGTTTAGTTCCCGGATATGAGGCTCCAGTTTATATTGCTTGGGCGGAAAAAAACCGGAGTCCGTTGGTGAGAGTCCCTCCACAACGAGGGATCGGGACCCGTGCCGAACTCCGTAGTCCTGATCCATCCTGTAATCCTTATTTGGCTTTTTCGGCCATTATTCAATCGGGATTAGACGGAGTAGAAAAAATTCTCGATCCTGGTAAACCTTGTAACAATGTAAATCTTTATGAAATGAGCTGTGAGGAAAGAGAAGAATGGGGCATCCGAAATTTACCCCGAAATTTAGGTGAAGCCTTAGAAGAGTTAGAAAAAGATGAAACAGTAAAACGTGCCCTCACTCCACACATTTTAGATTATTTCTTGAATGCCAAGCGAAGAGAGTGGGAAGAATTTCAAAGAATGGTTCATCCCTGGGAAGTTGATCGGTATCTTGAATTATTTTGA
- a CDS encoding Thiamine-precursor transporter protein (ThiW): protein MKKDYSVRLFTYTALFAVLAVLGSFIHFPIGPVKVFPFQHAINVVAGIMIGPWFGMLAAFLAALVRLMLGTGTLFAFPGGVPGAFVVGILYHHFIRRDWVGFFEPVGTVLIGATLSAYLVAPWMEMSVTLSFFQISFLMSCFPGSVIGFLLIKILRKLTWLNIEILNGGE from the coding sequence ATGAAAAAAGATTATTCGGTTCGTTTATTTACCTATACAGCACTTTTTGCTGTTTTAGCGGTCTTGGGATCGTTTATTCATTTTCCAATTGGTCCAGTGAAGGTATTCCCCTTTCAGCATGCAATTAATGTGGTAGCTGGTATTATGATCGGTCCTTGGTTTGGGATGTTGGCTGCTTTTTTAGCTGCTTTGGTTCGGTTGATGTTGGGTACAGGAACGCTATTTGCCTTTCCCGGAGGGGTTCCCGGAGCTTTTGTGGTAGGGATATTGTATCATCATTTTATTCGACGGGATTGGGTGGGCTTTTTTGAACCAGTTGGAACAGTTTTGATTGGTGCAACTCTCAGTGCTTATTTGGTAGCTCCTTGGATGGAAATGTCAGTAACTCTTTCCTTTTTCCAAATTAGCTTTCTTATGAGCTGTTTTCCCGGGAGTGTCATTGGGTTTTTATTGATCAAAATTCTAAGAAAGCTAACTTGGCT
- the iaaA gene encoding Isoaspartyl peptidase precursor encodes MLMVVHGGIYVEEIPEISDALKKACLVGRKLLMQKEAVDAVEEAVKVLEDDPRLDAGTGSYPNLLGEIEMSASIMKDDLSCGGVAAIKNIKNPISVARGVMEQTKHVLLVGEGANLFARLLGFEPYNPMAELTVTTLRKAIEIAEEEENSIYHYYLERARLRLQTLQLGTVGSVAIDSKKRKAAATSTGGIEMQLPGRVGDSPLIGLGNFAGEWGAVSMTGAGEGIIKLGLARKIADWMEEMSAQSAVDRGMALANKYNVVCGAIALSYREEFGIGNNGGKISYSYWKDGMQEPYTYKDSQ; translated from the coding sequence ATGCTCATGGTGGTTCATGGTGGAATTTATGTTGAAGAAATTCCGGAAATCTCTGATGCTTTAAAAAAGGCTTGTTTGGTTGGTAGAAAATTATTAATGCAAAAAGAAGCTGTAGATGCTGTAGAAGAAGCAGTAAAGGTGTTAGAAGATGACCCTCGTCTTGATGCTGGGACCGGATCATATCCAAATTTATTGGGTGAAATTGAAATGTCAGCCAGCATTATGAAAGATGACCTATCTTGCGGGGGTGTAGCGGCAATCAAGAATATTAAAAATCCAATTTCGGTTGCTCGGGGAGTAATGGAACAGACCAAACATGTCTTGTTGGTAGGGGAAGGTGCCAATCTTTTTGCCAGATTGTTAGGATTCGAACCTTATAACCCGATGGCTGAACTTACCGTTACCACTTTGCGTAAAGCTATTGAAATTGCCGAGGAAGAAGAAAATTCCATTTATCATTACTATTTGGAACGAGCCCGATTACGTCTCCAGACGCTCCAATTAGGAACAGTAGGATCGGTGGCAATTGACAGCAAAAAACGAAAAGCCGCCGCAACCTCAACTGGTGGAATTGAAATGCAGCTCCCGGGGCGAGTAGGTGACTCTCCTTTAATTGGTTTAGGAAACTTTGCCGGAGAATGGGGTGCAGTGTCGATGACTGGAGCCGGCGAGGGAATTATTAAATTAGGTTTAGCTCGGAAAATTGCCGATTGGATGGAAGAAATGAGTGCCCAAAGTGCGGTTGACCGAGGAATGGCTTTAGCAAATAAATATAATGTTGTTTGTGGAGCTATCGCCCTCAGCTATCGAGAAGAGTTTGGTATTGGAAATAATGGAGGGAAAATTAGTTATTCCTATTGGAAGGATGGGATGCAAGAACCTTACACCTATAAGGATTCTCAATAA
- the mnmG gene encoding tRNA uridine 5-carboxymethylaminomethyl modification enzyme MnmG codes for MGCNYDVIVVGGGHAGSEAAYISAVMGLKTLLITNSIHHIALMPCNPAIGGPGKGHVVMEIDALGGLMAKVTDQCTLHIKKVNTGKGPAVQTLRAQTQRDQYSLIIRKYLENTPFLSIFQGEVSDLILNSNGEISGVKTFHGIRFQCRSVVIATGTFLNGVIKIGEISYPAGRQGEFPANHLSQSLRQKGFETGRLNTCTPPRIDKRTIDFKKCDEQKSDDLPLCFSWESTPRVYEGSSVFLTRTNENTCEIIRKNFDRSPLLYHFSDSSPVRECPSLEDKVYRFPDRVSHLVFLEPEGEKSNEIYVQGVFTSLPEETQWQILRSISGLENCHIIRPGYGIEYDFILPTQLKLSLESKPIPGLFFAGQINGTSGYEEAAGQGILAGINAGRYVQNKPAIILQRDESYLGVMVDDLITKGVEEPYRLRTGKVEYRLLIRHSNADVRLAEYGYQAGTISLNRYRMIQEKKNIIAQEVKRLENTNIFPSVDLNRFLEKKHTNPLPEPTRINSLLTRPQINYYDLSPFDPDRPFLSPDILEEVEIQTKYRGYIERQIKSVNEFRQMENRPIPPHFPFDQLKILSREAQEQLQALRPTTLGQASRIRGVTPSDLAALLILLEKFRKEE; via the coding sequence ATGGGTTGCAATTACGATGTGATTGTTGTTGGCGGAGGACATGCTGGTTCTGAAGCCGCATATATATCAGCTGTAATGGGTTTGAAAACTCTCCTCATCACCAACTCGATTCACCATATTGCTCTTATGCCTTGCAATCCTGCAATTGGAGGACCAGGAAAAGGACATGTGGTAATGGAAATTGATGCTTTGGGCGGTTTGATGGCCAAAGTAACTGACCAATGTACTCTCCATATTAAAAAAGTAAATACCGGTAAGGGCCCAGCCGTTCAAACTCTCCGCGCTCAAACCCAACGGGATCAGTACAGCCTTATCATCCGTAAATACTTAGAAAATACTCCATTTTTATCTATTTTTCAGGGAGAGGTATCTGATTTGATACTCAATTCCAATGGTGAAATCTCTGGTGTTAAAACTTTTCATGGAATTCGTTTCCAATGTCGATCAGTTGTCATAGCAACCGGTACTTTTCTGAATGGAGTGATTAAGATCGGCGAGATTAGTTATCCAGCCGGTCGTCAGGGTGAATTCCCAGCCAATCATCTCAGTCAATCACTCCGCCAAAAAGGATTTGAAACTGGTCGTTTGAATACTTGCACTCCACCCCGTATTGACAAAAGAACCATTGATTTTAAAAAATGTGATGAACAAAAAAGTGATGACCTACCCCTCTGCTTTTCTTGGGAAAGCACTCCTCGAGTTTACGAAGGGTCATCAGTTTTCCTTACTCGAACCAACGAAAATACCTGTGAAATAATCCGAAAAAATTTTGACCGTTCGCCTCTTCTTTACCATTTCAGCGACAGTTCCCCGGTTCGGGAGTGTCCTTCTCTGGAAGATAAGGTATATCGATTCCCTGATCGTGTAAGTCACTTGGTTTTTCTTGAACCGGAAGGTGAAAAAAGCAATGAAATTTATGTTCAAGGGGTATTTACATCACTTCCAGAGGAGACTCAATGGCAAATCCTTCGTTCAATATCCGGGTTAGAAAACTGTCATATCATTCGTCCTGGATATGGAATTGAATACGATTTTATCTTACCTACTCAGCTTAAACTGTCTCTGGAAAGCAAGCCAATTCCCGGTCTCTTTTTTGCCGGACAAATTAATGGAACATCCGGGTACGAGGAAGCTGCTGGTCAGGGAATTTTAGCCGGAATTAATGCTGGACGTTATGTTCAAAATAAACCAGCCATAATTTTACAACGTGATGAAAGCTACTTAGGAGTTATGGTCGATGATTTAATCACCAAAGGAGTCGAAGAACCCTATCGGCTTCGAACTGGCAAAGTAGAATATCGTCTTCTCATTCGCCATAGCAATGCTGATGTTCGGTTAGCGGAATATGGCTACCAGGCGGGAACGATTTCTCTAAATCGATATCGGATGATTCAAGAAAAGAAAAACATCATTGCCCAAGAAGTAAAGCGCCTTGAAAATACTAATATTTTTCCATCAGTAGATTTGAACCGGTTTTTGGAAAAAAAACATACCAACCCATTGCCAGAACCAACCCGAATAAATTCTCTCCTCACCAGACCACAAATTAATTATTATGACCTTTCTCCTTTTGATCCCGATCGACCTTTTCTTTCTCCAGATATACTTGAAGAAGTAGAAATACAAACCAAATATCGGGGGTATATCGAGAGGCAGATTAAATCGGTTAACGAATTCCGTCAAATGGAAAACCGACCAATCCCACCCCACTTTCCTTTTGATCAGCTTAAAATCCTTTCTCGCGAGGCTCAAGAACAGCTACAGGCATTGCGCCCAACCACTCTGGGACAGGCTTCGCGAATTCGGGGAGTTACACCTTCTGATCTTGCTGCACTATTAATCCTTTTGGAGAAATTTCGAAAAGAGGAATAA
- the afr_2 gene encoding 1,5-anhydro-D-fructose reductase: MKVKWGVIGAGGIARRRSIPEVVKFSEKSQITALMDVSKELIEETGKQFGIDQCYTSVEEIFKQDIDAVYIASPVFEHEKQVAAALKAGKHVLCEKPMALTLDQTEAMVELAEKKNLKIGVAFMMRYNVYHQKIKKLVEENQLGQVVYGRAQLTCWYPPIPGAWRQKKVTGGGGALIDMGCHCIDLLEWIIGPCQEVTAFIDTITHSYEVDDTSTILMKFKNGAQGVVDNFFNIPDQAAKNMLEIYGTKGAVITHNTIGQDSAGKMWLYLESGDQGYSSQQARTQDAYQEVVLEPKSMYAQEFDAFSDWIQTGVKPVISYEAGIRNFKIIEAAYQSSQERKAIDV; encoded by the coding sequence TTGAAGGTGAAATGGGGAGTGATCGGAGCTGGAGGAATCGCGCGGAGAAGAAGTATACCTGAGGTGGTAAAATTTTCCGAAAAGAGCCAAATTACTGCATTAATGGATGTATCTAAAGAATTAATAGAGGAAACGGGAAAGCAGTTTGGAATTGACCAATGCTACACCAGTGTTGAAGAAATTTTTAAACAAGATATAGATGCAGTATACATTGCTTCACCGGTTTTTGAACATGAAAAACAAGTGGCAGCAGCCTTGAAAGCCGGTAAACATGTTTTATGCGAAAAACCGATGGCTTTAACCCTCGATCAGACCGAAGCAATGGTTGAATTGGCTGAAAAGAAGAATCTGAAAATTGGAGTGGCTTTCATGATGCGCTACAATGTTTATCATCAAAAAATAAAAAAGCTGGTAGAAGAAAATCAATTAGGTCAGGTCGTTTATGGTCGAGCTCAATTGACCTGCTGGTATCCACCTATTCCTGGTGCTTGGAGGCAAAAAAAAGTAACCGGAGGCGGTGGCGCTCTTATTGATATGGGTTGTCATTGTATCGACCTTTTAGAATGGATTATTGGTCCCTGCCAAGAGGTGACGGCTTTTATTGATACAATTACCCATTCCTACGAAGTAGATGACACATCAACCATTCTTATGAAGTTTAAAAACGGAGCTCAAGGAGTCGTTGATAATTTTTTCAACATCCCTGATCAGGCAGCTAAAAATATGTTGGAAATATACGGGACTAAAGGTGCTGTAATTACTCATAATACCATCGGCCAGGATTCGGCAGGAAAAATGTGGCTTTATCTTGAATCAGGGGATCAGGGATATTCTTCCCAGCAGGCTCGCACCCAGGACGCCTACCAAGAAGTAGTATTAGAACCAAAATCCATGTATGCCCAGGAATTTGATGCCTTTAGTGATTGGATTCAAACCGGGGTAAAGCCGGTTATTAGCTATGAAGCTGGGATTCGTAACTTTAAAATCATTGAAGCAGCTTATCAATCTTCACAAGAAAGAAAAGCGATAGATGTCTAA